A stretch of the Ctenopharyngodon idella isolate HZGC_01 chromosome 14, HZGC01, whole genome shotgun sequence genome encodes the following:
- the LOC127494456 gene encoding uncharacterized protein LOC127494456 — protein MIKLGLLNIRSLSSKSLIVNDIIKDNNLDVRCLTETWLKPDDYITLNESSPQGYDYRHNARQKGKGGGVAVIYSNIYSISQKSFKYNSFEVMVLYVTLCRLTFVLATVYRPPGHHTDFIKEFADFLSELVLAADKVLVVGDFNIHVDNKKDALGLAFADILNSIGVRQHVSGPTHCRNHTLDLILSHRIDIDAVEILQQSDDISDHYLVLCILHLDKAAKLPPCHKYGRTITSTTKDRFINNLPDQFHCLSIPESLEDLVVVTETIASVFSSTLDSVAPLRLKKIKEINPMPWYNEHTRALKLAARKMERSWKKTKLEVFRISWRERMIEYRKALKSARSAYFSKLLEENKHNPRYLFDTVAKLTRNNF, from the coding sequence atgataaaactcgggttgttaaatattagatccctttcttcaaaatcacttattgttaatgatattatcaaagataataatctagatgtgcggtgtttgacagaaacttggctaaaaccggacgattacattactttaaatgagtctagtcctcaaggttatgattatcgacacaatgcccgtcagaaaggcaaagggggaggtgttgctgtaatctatagtaatatttacagtattagtcaaaagtctttcaaatataattccttcgaagtaatggtactttacgtaacattatgtaggttgacatttgtgctggctactgtatacaggccaccaggacaccatacagactttatcaaagaatttgctgattttctgtcggagttagtattggctgcagataaagtccttgttgttggtgattttaatatccatgtagataataagaaagacgcattaggattggcatttgcagatattctaaactctattggtgttagacaacatgtgtcaggacccactcattgtcgtaatcatactttagatctaatattgtcacatagaatcgatattgatgctgttgaaattctgcagcagagtgacgacatctcagatcattatctagtcttgtgtatactacatttagacaaggcggctaaactgcctccatgccataaatatggtagaaccatcacttctaccactaaagatcgctttataaataatcttcctgatcagtttcattgccttagcataccagaaagcttagaagacctcgttgttgtaacagaaactattgcctctgtcttttccagcacattagactcagttgctcctttgcgcttaaaaaagattaaggaaattaatccaatgccatggtacaatgagcacactcgggccctaaagttagcagccagaaaaatggagcgcagctggaagaaaactaaactagaagtatttcgcatttcgtggagagagagaatgattgagtacagaaaggccttaaaatctgctagatctgcttatttttcaaaacttttagaagaaaataaacacaaccctaggtatttatttgatacagtggctaaattaacaagaaataacttctga